The following DNA comes from Candidatus Omnitrophota bacterium.
GGCCATCACAAGCTTTTGAAGTTTGTCTCCGCAAGAGCGGGCAACTGCATAGATCAGGCAAGCTTGCAAGATCAAGTGGAGTATCCACAGGGCGGCAGGCACAGAATGCGTGCGCGTGGCAGCCCACAATCCCAAGACAAGGGCACTCAGTAAGAGCCCGAGCAAGGGATCGCCTCTTAAGCTGTTTCTTGCCCTCTGCCAATGGCGGATCAGAATGAGGGCCGTTGTGAGGGTGAGCAGGAGTTGGTAAGCTGAATCCAGCCGCGTGTACAGAGAACCGGGCAGCCAAGGACGCAGGGCAATGAGTACACTCCAAAGCGCAAACAAAACAGTATCTGTGGTCATTGTGACATACGGCAAGCCTGAACTCCTGAGGCAGTGTCTGCGCGCGCTCGCTAAGCAAACGACCATGCCCGACGAAGTGATTGTGGTGGATAACGGGAACTCTTCCCGGACAGCCGAGGTCCTCAAAGCCACCATACCAAGTGCTCAACTCATTCTCAACCAAGAGAATGTATTTTTTAGCCGCGGGCAGAACCAGGGGATTGCCCAAACTCGCTCTAAGTATGTGCTGGTGCTCAATGATGACGTGGGCTTAGACGCTGCTTTCTTGGGGGCCTTGGTTGAGGCATTAGAGAAACGCAAGGACTGCGGAGTCGCCTTTGGCACGCTTTTGTCAATGGACGGGGGGCGGGTCGATTCTGCGGGCCAGCAACTCTCCTGGGTTTTCAGGCCTGTGGAAAGGGGGCATGGCCGGCCTTTGGCAGAACTCCCCGCGGAGCGCCGGTGGATGGGGGCTCCGGGTGCGGCAGCACTGTTCCGGCGCCGGGCTTTGGAACAGGTCGGTGAGGAGGGACAGTTTTTTGATGAGCGTCTTTCCCAATTTTATCAGGATTTGGATTTGAATTTACGCTTGCGCCGCGCTCAATATGAAGCCGTGCATGTGCCTGGAGCTTTGGGGTATCACTTGCGCGGGGGCACAGTGCAAGTTAGGAGGCGGCGCTGGGCCGCACTCGGGCTTTCGTCCACCATGCAACTGCGCCTTTTGAAAGACCGCTATGGATTCCGGATCAAATACCTGCATTTTCCTCAAGCTCTATGGGCCTTTCCCGGGGCCTTTGCCTATGACTTGGCGCTCTGGACCACCCTCCTACTTACCCGGCCGAGGGTTCTGGGAGAACTCCTGAGATCCTTTGATTGGTTCCGGGGAGCTTGGGAGGGCCGGAGACGTGGCTTCAAAATCCCCCTATCCTACTATAAATAATAAAGTTAAGAATTATTCAGTCCATCTCCATGCAAGGGTTGCCTGCCTTGACTTCTCCTTCTTAAGGCTCTATAATGCTACAAGTTAAGAGGAAAATGAGATAAGGAGGAATGTAGTGGCTATTGCAAAGAGCAGAAAAGGCAGCGTTATCGAAGGATTTAAGCTGCACAACG
Coding sequences within:
- a CDS encoding glycosyltransferase family 2 protein — encoded protein: MSTLQSANKTVSVVIVTYGKPELLRQCLRALAKQTTMPDEVIVVDNGNSSRTAEVLKATIPSAQLILNQENVFFSRGQNQGIAQTRSKYVLVLNDDVGLDAAFLGALVEALEKRKDCGVAFGTLLSMDGGRVDSAGQQLSWVFRPVERGHGRPLAELPAERRWMGAPGAAALFRRRALEQVGEEGQFFDERLSQFYQDLDLNLRLRRAQYEAVHVPGALGYHLRGGTVQVRRRRWAALGLSSTMQLRLLKDRYGFRIKYLHFPQALWAFPGAFAYDLALWTTLLLTRPRVLGELLRSFDWFRGAWEGRRRGFKIPLSYYK